The Phoenix dactylifera cultivar Barhee BC4 chromosome 9, palm_55x_up_171113_PBpolish2nd_filt_p, whole genome shotgun sequence genome window below encodes:
- the LOC103698844 gene encoding LOW QUALITY PROTEIN: putative oligosaccharyltransferase complex subunit CG9662 (The sequence of the model RefSeq protein was modified relative to this genomic sequence to represent the inferred CDS: inserted 1 base in 1 codon), translated as MRPISDHTSVGAAASAASPPSEFDSIDPILHLLRFLPFGFLRPPRLRLKLPXPSPMTIFSLVLLTYFAVVSGLVYDVIVEPPGIGSTQDRSTGAVRPVVFLSGRVNGQYIIEGLSSGFMFVLGGVGVILMDLALDRNCARSVRISFASFGISAIVVAYMMSMLFIRIKIPAYLW; from the exons ATGCGACCGATATCCGATCACACCAGCGTCGGCGCCGCCGCATCGGCGGCGTCCCCGCCGTCGGAATTCGACTCGATCGATCCGATCCTTCACCTCCTCCGCTTCCTACCCTTCGGCTTCCTCCGCCCGCCCCGTCTCCGCCTGAAGCTGC TCCCCTCCCCGATGACCATCTTCTCCCTAGTCCTCCTCACCTACTTCGCCGTTGTCTCCGGCCTCGTCTACGACGTCATCGTGGAGCCCCCTGGTATCGGCAGCACCCAGGACCGCTCCACCGGCGCCGTCCGCCCCGTCGTCTTCCTCTCTGGCCGCGTCAACGGCCAGTACATCATCGAGGGCCTCTCCTCCGGCTTCATGTTCGTACTTGGCGGCGTCGGCGTCATCCTCATGGACCTCGCCCTCGACCGTAACTGCGCCCGCAGCGTCCGCATCTCCTTCGCCTCCTTCGGGATCTCTGCCATCGTCGTTGCCTACATGATGAGCATGCTCTTCATCCGCATAAAGATTCCCGCCTACCTCTGGTGA
- the LOC103698545 gene encoding uncharacterized protein At2g34460, chloroplastic — protein MVLMAVGVTATAFLRTPFPPLRALISSTARPIRSKFPSPSILAAKMEAASPAADKMEQEARIDGEKKKKIFVAGSTGKTGKRIVEQLLSKGFEVRAGALDVDKARSSLPQDPNVQIVKADVTAGSDRLVEAIGDAEAVICATGFRPSWDIFAPWKVDNFGTVNLVEACRKIGVNRFILISSILVNGAAMGQIFNPAYIVLNVFGLTLIAKLQAEQYIRKSGINYTIIRPGGLRNDPPTGNIVMEPEDTLYEGSISRDQVAEVAVEALFCQDSFYKVVEIVSRVEAPKRSLEDLFRAIKQH, from the exons ATGGTCTTGATGGCTGTCGGCGTTACGGCCACTGCTTTCCTCCGAACCCCATTTCCACCGCTTCGCGCCCTCATATCCTCCACCGCTCGCCCCATCCGCTCCAAATTCCCCTCTCCATCCATTTTAGCTGCAAAG ATGGAGGCAGCGAGCCCAGCTGCGGATAAGATGGAGCAAGAAGCGAGAATTgatggagagaagaagaagaagatcttcGTCGCAGGGTCCACGGGCAAAACCGGGAAGAGGATCGTCGAGCAGCTGCTTTCGAAGGGGTTCGAAGTGCGGGCAGGTGCTCTTGATGTCGACAAGGCGAGAAGCAGCCTTCCCCAGGACCCCAATGTGCAGATT GTGAAGGCAGATGTCACGGCGGGCTCGGACAGGTTGGTTGAAGCTATAGGTGATGCGGAGGCAGTGATTTGCGCTACGGGGTTTCGGCCTTCGTGGGATATCTTTGCTCCATGGAAG GTAGACAACTTTGGCACAGTGAACCTTGTAGAAGCATGCCGCAAGATCGGGGTTAACAGATTCATTCTTATCAGTTCCATTTTAGTAAATGGAGCTGCAATGGGCCAAATCTTTAATCCAGCTTACATAGTTTTGAATGTGTTTGGCCTTACTTTGATAGCAAAGCTACAGGCAGAGCAGTATATTAGGAAGTCTGGTATAAATTATACAATCATAAGGCCCGGAGGGTTAAGAAATGATCCCCCAACTGGAAATATAGTCATGGAACCAGAG GATACTCTTTACGAAGGTTCCATATCTAGAGATCAAGTTGCCGAAGTTGCCGTCGAAGCATTATTCTGCCAAGATTCTTTCTACAAGGTGGTGGAGATTGTTTCTCGCGTTGAAGCTCCAAAACGTTCATTAGAGGATCTGTTTAGGGCTATTAAACAACACTAA